DNA sequence from the Candidatus Brocadia sp. genome:
GACTGTATCTACAAGGACTCCTGTGAGTTTGTTTTTGACTTCCACCACGATAATACATGTCTCTTTTGTATGGTCAGTTTCCTGAAATCCGAATTTTAGCCTTAGGTCTACTACGGGAATTACCTTTCCACGGAGATTAATCACCCCTTTCATGTAAATGGGTGTCTGAGGCACGGGTGTTATATTCATAATACCTATAATTTCCCTCACCTTGAGTATCTCTATGCCATACTCCTCACCGCACAACACAAAGGTCAG
Encoded proteins:
- a CDS encoding purine-binding chemotaxis protein CheW, which codes for MEKGKKSGASEALLYEGKYLTFVLCGEEYGIEILKVREIIGIMNITPVPQTPIYMKGVINLRGKVIPVVDLRLKFGFQETDHTKETCIIVVEVKNKLTGVLVDTVSEVLDVNGEDLEPAPHLGEGINTEIFLGMAKIKNKVKILLDIDKVLGTEEINMVESLTSVS